The following are encoded together in the Bacteroidales bacterium MB20-C3-3 genome:
- a CDS encoding peptidoglycan bridge formation glycyltransferase FemA/FemB family protein, whose product MAYLCAIMVKEVTGKTIEELFRTPIIQQTAYWSKVKSHFGMESMAFNFVLYKEEGIVLRDLVVFIKNVDKDYSVAYVPYGPESEPEKEEQGALLEELSVHLKEYLPPGCIMIRYDLVWESLWADDPEYKTEQGIWLGPPSPGAQEVRFNYSTASGNFRKSPTNILPSNTVLVNLDIDASEILGRMKPKTRYNIALSARKGVNVRVAGLESISVWYNLYKETAKRNNFYLHSEDYFKVALTEKAGDSLSPADVSLLIAEYESVPLAAMFLVVTGHRATYLYGASSSLHRHLMAPYSIQWRAMTLAKEKGCTQYDMFGVSPGNDTTHPMYGLYRFKSGFGGSLYHAMGCWDYPINHKIYPLYVASEMKNQSYHLA is encoded by the coding sequence ATGGCCTACCTTTGTGCCATTATGGTTAAAGAGGTCACGGGTAAAACAATAGAAGAGCTGTTTAGAACCCCAATTATACAGCAAACAGCATATTGGTCTAAGGTTAAGAGCCATTTTGGAATGGAGTCAATGGCATTTAATTTTGTTTTGTACAAGGAGGAGGGAATTGTTTTAAGAGATTTGGTCGTTTTTATTAAAAATGTTGATAAAGATTACTCCGTTGCTTATGTTCCCTATGGACCGGAGAGTGAACCCGAAAAAGAGGAGCAGGGGGCTCTGCTGGAGGAGCTCTCTGTGCATCTTAAAGAGTACCTCCCGCCGGGGTGTATAATGATTAGGTATGATCTTGTCTGGGAATCTTTATGGGCTGATGATCCGGAGTATAAAACTGAGCAAGGTATATGGCTGGGCCCACCATCCCCGGGAGCACAGGAGGTTAGATTTAACTATTCCACAGCTTCTGGCAATTTTAGAAAATCGCCTACAAATATTCTTCCATCCAACACAGTACTGGTTAATCTTGACATTGATGCATCGGAAATATTAGGGAGAATGAAACCAAAAACAAGGTACAATATAGCTCTTTCTGCAAGAAAAGGTGTAAATGTAAGGGTTGCGGGACTTGAGAGTATTTCAGTATGGTATAATCTTTACAAAGAGACAGCAAAAAGAAATAATTTTTACCTCCATTCAGAAGACTATTTCAAAGTGGCATTAACAGAAAAGGCTGGAGATTCTCTGTCGCCTGCAGATGTCTCTCTTCTTATTGCAGAATATGAATCTGTGCCGTTGGCCGCTATGTTTCTTGTTGTAACCGGTCACAGGGCCACTTATCTTTACGGAGCATCCTCCTCTCTGCACAGACATCTTATGGCTCCTTACTCTATTCAGTGGAGAGCAATGACCCTGGCAAAAGAGAAGGGGTGTACTCAGTATGATATGTTTGGAGTCTCCCCGGGCAATGATACAACCCATCCGATGTATGGGCTGTATAGATTTAAAAGCGGATTTGGTGGTTCTCTGTATCACGCTATGGGCTGTTGGGACTATCCGATTAATCATAAAATATATCCGCTTTATGTAGCCTCAGAGATGAAGAATCAGTCATATCATTTAGCATAA
- a CDS encoding RNA-binding protein, translating into MNIFISNLSWAIKDGDLRELFAEYGEITSAKVIMDRETGKSRGFGFVEMPNEEEGKKAIEELDKAEYDGKVITVNVAKPREERTGGSRGGFGGGNRGGGFGGGSRGGNGGGNRGGSGGYDRGSRRSY; encoded by the coding sequence ATGAACATTTTCATTTCAAACCTGAGCTGGGCTATCAAAGATGGCGACCTCAGAGAATTGTTTGCCGAGTATGGCGAAATCACATCTGCAAAAGTAATCATGGACAGAGAAACCGGTAAGTCAAGAGGCTTTGGTTTCGTAGAGATGCCTAACGAAGAGGAGGGCAAAAAAGCTATCGAAGAGCTTGACAAAGCTGAATACGATGGTAAAGTTATCACCGTTAATGTGGCTAAACCTCGCGAAGAGAGGACTGGTGGCAGCAGAGGCGGATTCGGTGGCGGAAACCGCGGTGGCGGATTCGGTGGCGGAAGTCGTGGCGGCAATGGCGGTGGAAACCGTGGCGGCAGCGGCGGATATGACAGAGGAAGCAGAAGAAGCTACTAA
- a CDS encoding DUF2238 domain-containing protein — protein sequence MNRYHWMLTIFFIVLIWSGINPHDRLTWFLEVIPGVMALALFGLTYKTLRFSDFTYTVILLHCLILFVGGHYTYARVPLFYDISEWLGIGRNSYDKVGHLFQGFTPVLVAREFLIRKKIIGKNIWNSITALSFAMAFSAIYELIEWFVALAANNEAEDFLGTQGYVWDTQADMFWALIGGSSMLLLFRKFHDRLITKSEKTSQKEGQEEK from the coding sequence ATGAACAGATATCACTGGATGTTGACAATTTTTTTTATTGTACTTATTTGGTCTGGAATAAATCCGCATGACAGGTTAACCTGGTTCTTAGAGGTTATTCCGGGAGTAATGGCGCTGGCTCTGTTTGGGCTTACTTACAAAACTCTAAGATTCTCTGATTTTACATATACCGTCATTTTGCTCCATTGTTTGATTCTTTTTGTTGGGGGGCATTATACATACGCTAGGGTTCCTCTTTTTTATGATATTTCTGAATGGCTGGGAATTGGAAGGAATAGTTATGACAAAGTGGGGCATCTATTCCAGGGATTTACACCCGTTCTTGTGGCAAGAGAGTTTCTCATCAGAAAAAAGATAATAGGCAAAAATATTTGGAATTCAATTACTGCTTTATCTTTTGCTATGGCATTCAGCGCTATCTATGAGTTAATTGAGTGGTTTGTCGCTTTGGCGGCAAACAACGAAGCAGAAGATTTCCTAGGGACACAGGGATATGTATGGGATACTCAGGCAGATATGTTCTGGGCTTTAATTGGAGGTTCCTCTATGCTTCTTTTATTCAGAAAATTCCATGACAGACTAATTACAAAATCAGAAAAAACTTCACAAAAAGAGGGACAAGAAGAGAAGTAA
- a CDS encoding LrgB family protein has protein sequence MKTKVFLELGFILITLISYLIGRVVYRRTKWMIFHTVIVATAVVIIICSLCGAGMELYEENTMVLKYLLNISVVAFGYLLHKHFDYIKERGLAIFSATLLGSLAALVSVVVPSLLAGSDTASIITLLPKSVTNPIAIVLSAQHGGDIYLTSVIVIIAGIFGAVTGPWFLKISGIDSPLAKGIALGSASHGIGTAKALEMGALEGAAGGLAIALMGLFTSLLVPLFVKFFLIL, from the coding sequence ATGAAGACTAAAGTATTCTTGGAACTTGGGTTCATCTTAATCACTTTAATCTCATACCTGATTGGAAGGGTGGTCTACAGAAGGACAAAATGGATGATCTTTCATACAGTGATTGTTGCAACAGCCGTTGTTATTATTATATGTTCCCTTTGCGGAGCCGGGATGGAGCTATATGAAGAGAATACAATGGTACTCAAGTATCTGCTTAATATTTCAGTTGTTGCTTTTGGATATCTTCTCCACAAACACTTCGATTATATCAAAGAGAGGGGATTAGCCATATTTTCAGCTACTCTGCTGGGAAGCTTAGCTGCATTAGTGTCAGTTGTTGTGCCCTCTTTGCTGGCAGGCTCTGATACGGCCTCAATAATTACACTTCTTCCAAAATCAGTTACAAATCCAATTGCTATTGTTCTGTCAGCTCAGCACGGAGGGGATATTTATCTGACATCTGTAATTGTTATCATAGCAGGAATTTTTGGTGCAGTAACCGGACCCTGGTTTCTGAAAATATCAGGAATTGACTCTCCTTTAGCAAAAGGGATTGCACTTGGATCTGCATCTCACGGAATAGGAACGGCCAAGGCTTTGGAGATGGGGGCTTTGGAGGGTGCTGCCGGAGGCTTGGCTATAGCACTTATGGGCCTCTTTACTTCTCTTCTTGTCCCTCTTTTTGTGAAGTTTTTTCTGATTTTGTAA
- a CDS encoding CidA/LrgA family protein, with amino-acid sequence MHKYRKSILFLAGCASLALSYYFGMALSRIASGYISPPVAGMIVLFIFLRLKLIKEEWIREPATFFLDNLMLFFIPVTAGVALIPFSAVQKDAVSIFIAATISTWIVLWVAGKVAQKIDRR; translated from the coding sequence ATGCATAAATACAGAAAGAGTATACTGTTTCTTGCCGGGTGTGCCTCACTTGCTCTCTCCTATTATTTTGGGATGGCTTTAAGTAGGATAGCTTCCGGTTATATATCTCCCCCTGTGGCAGGAATGATAGTTCTCTTTATTTTTCTCAGATTAAAATTGATCAAAGAGGAGTGGATTCGTGAGCCGGCAACTTTTTTTCTGGATAATCTTATGCTCTTTTTTATACCAGTTACGGCCGGAGTTGCTCTAATTCCTTTTTCTGCAGTACAGAAAGATGCAGTATCAATTTTTATTGCGGCAACAATCAGTACATGGATTGTTCTTTGGGTAGCAGGCAAGGTTGCACAGAAAATTGACAGGCGATGA
- a CDS encoding GNAT family N-acetyltransferase: MAEKLIITPASVDDLPHMVDFQLNMAFETEGLKLDKRILENGIGSALNDSGKARYFIAKSNDKPVGMLMITTEWSDWRAGWVWWIQSVYVVPEMRGEGVFGALYSYVKELVKEMHDVMGIRLYVDKRNLRAQKVYEAVGMTGEHYATFEWMKNF; encoded by the coding sequence ATGGCTGAAAAATTAATTATTACACCTGCATCAGTTGATGATTTACCACATATGGTAGATTTTCAGCTTAATATGGCCTTTGAAACTGAGGGGTTAAAGCTTGATAAAAGGATCCTTGAGAATGGGATTGGATCTGCACTTAATGATTCCGGCAAAGCAAGATACTTTATTGCAAAGAGTAATGACAAACCGGTTGGGATGTTAATGATAACAACTGAATGGAGTGACTGGAGAGCGGGATGGGTTTGGTGGATTCAATCTGTATATGTAGTACCAGAGATGAGAGGCGAGGGAGTCTTTGGCGCATTGTACTCATATGTAAAGGAATTGGTAAAAGAGATGCACGATGTTATGGGCATTAGATTATATGTTGATAAAAGGAACCTGAGAGCTCAGAAGGTATACGAGGCTGTCGGTATGACAGGAGAACATTACGCAACTTTTGAGTGGATGAAGAATTTTTAG
- a CDS encoding M28 family peptidase produces the protein MKNLYILLTLLIFFAGCREASDSISLVDTEEMKRVTKELSSDQYEGRMPFTKGEELSVNYLAKELGQIGFEPAFGDSYFQNVPMVMITSSVKGDVLFKVNEKTIQLKAPDQIAINSPQTLERVLINSSKLVFAGFGIDSDEWSWNDYEGLDLKGKTLVVMINDPGLYSDDSSLFKGREMTYFGRWTYKFEEAARKGAEAVLIIHETEGAGYDFNVPRGSSITPRFFIDDNGASKRCLVNGWLSAESAEIIFNELGYDIDSLRLASAKRGFKPFELNAAFSAEISNIIVRNSSTNVAGILRGKIKPEEAVIITAHWDHFGIGEPQNGDSIYNGAVDNGTTMAWAIEIGRMLNISGVEPERSVIILFPTAEEQGLIGSEYYAQNPVVSMENTIACLNNDMMVPRGRMRDVTMIGYGYSTLDSLYEVMASKQDRYLLPDPNSHTGLFFRSDHFPFYKRGVPSIWAYGCYDSREHGKEWAKSSWDDFIANVYHRPADNFNPDWDWSGVAEDVSLAYDVLRELVKIDGPRPKIK, from the coding sequence ATGAAAAATTTATACATACTCTTAACTCTCTTGATATTTTTTGCTGGATGCAGAGAGGCTTCAGATTCAATCTCCTTAGTTGACACTGAAGAGATGAAGAGAGTCACTAAGGAGCTCTCCTCAGATCAATATGAGGGAAGAATGCCATTTACAAAAGGAGAGGAGCTATCTGTCAATTATCTGGCAAAGGAACTTGGACAAATTGGTTTTGAGCCGGCATTTGGGGACTCATATTTTCAAAATGTTCCAATGGTAATGATAACATCATCTGTTAAAGGGGATGTTCTGTTTAAAGTTAATGAGAAGACAATTCAACTGAAAGCCCCTGATCAGATTGCCATAAACTCACCACAAACATTGGAGAGAGTTTTAATTAATTCATCCAAGCTTGTTTTTGCCGGCTTTGGTATTGACTCAGATGAGTGGAGCTGGAATGATTATGAAGGTCTTGATCTGAAAGGAAAAACACTTGTTGTTATGATTAATGATCCGGGACTCTATTCTGATGACTCATCACTTTTTAAAGGTAGAGAGATGACATATTTTGGCAGGTGGACATATAAATTTGAGGAGGCAGCAAGAAAAGGTGCGGAAGCTGTTCTGATAATCCACGAAACAGAAGGAGCCGGTTACGATTTTAATGTTCCGAGAGGAAGTTCCATCACTCCAAGATTTTTTATTGATGATAATGGTGCATCAAAAAGGTGTCTTGTAAACGGATGGCTTAGTGCAGAGAGCGCAGAGATTATTTTTAACGAGTTGGGTTATGATATAGATTCACTAAGATTAGCTTCTGCAAAGAGAGGATTTAAACCATTTGAACTGAATGCTGCCTTTTCAGCAGAGATTTCAAATATAATTGTTAGAAACAGCTCTACAAATGTAGCCGGGATACTCAGAGGCAAGATAAAACCAGAAGAGGCAGTTATTATAACAGCACACTGGGATCATTTTGGTATTGGCGAGCCTCAGAACGGTGATTCTATTTATAATGGAGCTGTTGATAACGGAACAACTATGGCGTGGGCTATTGAGATAGGCCGAATGTTAAATATAAGCGGTGTGGAGCCGGAGAGGTCTGTCATTATTCTATTCCCAACTGCAGAGGAACAGGGGTTGATTGGAAGTGAATACTATGCTCAGAATCCCGTTGTTTCAATGGAGAATACAATAGCCTGTCTTAATAATGATATGATGGTGCCTAGAGGAAGGATGAGAGATGTTACAATGATAGGATACGGTTATTCTACTCTTGATTCTCTTTACGAAGTTATGGCCTCAAAACAGGACCGTTACCTTTTGCCTGATCCCAACTCTCATACAGGGCTTTTCTTCAGAAGCGACCATTTCCCATTCTATAAAAGGGGAGTTCCATCAATATGGGCTTACGGGTGTTACGATAGCAGAGAGCATGGTAAAGAGTGGGCAAAATCAAGCTGGGATGATTTTATAGCAAATGTATATCACAGACCGGCTGATAATTTTAATCCTGACTGGGACTGGAGCGGAGTAGCAGAGGATGTCTCTTTAGCATATGATGTTCTCAGAGAGTTAGTTAAAATCGATGGCCCCAGACCAAAAATTAAATAG
- a CDS encoding porin yields the protein MRILKLYTFLILYLLSSTLNGQIKETLRIIKFDGSLKTKFEFATETSRARFSVRNSRMGISGNPFKSISYRVQVELSNQGKFEVLDLSATIEPLKNLTFTLGQTSIPLYNSYQTTPSQMLFANRSFHVKYFVPGTRDIGLVGHYVTYVSGVPLDLEAGIFNASKINNPVWTEKLSWGLSATVGKMEGLRGSVKVYRYPGIERDLFVWGGDFRYGGGRYKLEAEFLSRKNYFDSQTLNSTSVQGAYSFPLKGTRIFKDITPALRWDMMGRTDNDNLMDASRITAGVSFGFDTKPFSSLLRIDFEKYIVNRILPELNLYDEMDSDKISVELLIIF from the coding sequence ATGAGAATTTTAAAATTATATACATTTCTGATCCTGTATCTCCTTTCCAGTACTTTAAATGGACAAATTAAAGAGACCCTGAGGATAATAAAGTTTGACGGAAGTTTAAAGACAAAATTTGAATTTGCAACAGAGACATCAAGAGCCAGATTCTCTGTAAGAAATTCAAGAATGGGGATATCGGGGAATCCATTTAAAAGTATTAGCTACAGAGTTCAGGTAGAGCTGAGCAACCAGGGTAAATTTGAGGTGCTGGATCTTTCAGCAACTATAGAGCCTCTTAAAAATCTTACTTTTACATTAGGTCAAACATCAATTCCTCTTTATAATTCCTATCAGACTACCCCATCACAGATGCTCTTTGCAAACAGATCTTTTCATGTTAAATATTTTGTGCCCGGAACCAGGGACATTGGATTGGTTGGTCACTATGTAACCTATGTTTCAGGAGTACCTTTGGATTTAGAGGCGGGTATATTTAACGCATCAAAAATCAATAATCCAGTTTGGACAGAGAAGCTTTCCTGGGGGCTAAGCGCTACAGTTGGTAAAATGGAGGGGTTAAGAGGATCTGTAAAGGTTTACAGATATCCTGGCATTGAGAGAGATCTTTTTGTTTGGGGAGGGGATTTTAGATACGGAGGAGGCAGATATAAACTTGAGGCTGAGTTTTTGAGCAGAAAGAACTATTTTGATAGTCAGACCCTAAACTCAACTTCTGTACAGGGTGCTTACTCTTTTCCTCTAAAAGGCACACGAATTTTTAAGGATATTACCCCTGCTTTAAGATGGGACATGATGGGCAGAACTGATAATGATAATCTTATGGACGCAAGCAGAATTACCGCGGGTGTATCATTCGGATTTGACACAAAACCATTCTCCTCTTTGTTGAGAATTGATTTTGAAAAATATATTGTTAACAGAATTCTTCCGGAATTGAATCTATATGATGAGATGGATTCTGACAAGATTTCCGTTGAGCTACTTATCATTTTCTAA
- a CDS encoding MFS transporter, translated as MNNQKKSYALPIAMMFALFFMIAFVTGLQNPMGVIVKNQFGATNFLSQLGNFAIFIAYAFMGIPAGMMLQKIGYKKTALTALIVGFLGVGTTFFSGQVENFAVYILGAFITGFAMTMFNVVVNPLLNGLGANERQGNQLLQFGGSINSIGATIVPVLVGYLMGTDESMRTIAKANPALFLAMGIFVLAFFVLYFVDIPEPFISKEKKEKVKDPHSALSFRHFVLGMIAIFIYVGVEVGIPNIANLFLTSGLESGGMGLDPSVAGTVVGTYWFLMLLGRLTGGILGSKFSSRTMLTTVSSIAIILVLFAIFMPTDVIVKMPVFKSDISFGLAEVPVGIMFLIFVGLCTSVMWGSIFNLATSGLGKYTAAASGLFMTMVCGGGILPAVQGWIADMAGFMNSYFLVLAGVLYIFFYAIAGHKNVNKDIKTA; from the coding sequence ATGAATAACCAGAAAAAAAGTTACGCATTGCCTATTGCAATGATGTTTGCCCTCTTCTTTATGATAGCCTTCGTTACAGGGCTACAAAACCCAATGGGCGTCATAGTTAAAAATCAGTTTGGAGCGACTAATTTTCTTTCACAGTTAGGGAATTTTGCAATTTTCATTGCATATGCATTTATGGGTATCCCTGCAGGAATGATGCTTCAGAAGATTGGGTATAAAAAAACAGCACTCACCGCACTTATTGTTGGTTTCCTTGGAGTTGGGACCACCTTTTTCTCCGGACAGGTTGAGAATTTTGCTGTTTATATTCTGGGAGCGTTCATTACAGGATTTGCTATGACAATGTTTAATGTAGTGGTAAATCCACTGCTTAACGGTCTGGGTGCAAATGAGAGGCAGGGTAACCAGCTTCTGCAATTTGGAGGATCAATTAACTCAATAGGTGCTACAATCGTACCTGTTCTGGTTGGATATCTAATGGGAACCGATGAAAGTATGCGAACCATTGCCAAGGCCAATCCTGCCCTTTTCCTTGCTATGGGAATTTTTGTACTTGCTTTTTTCGTTTTATATTTTGTTGATATTCCGGAACCTTTTATATCCAAAGAGAAAAAAGAGAAGGTTAAAGATCCTCACAGCGCACTCTCATTCCGCCATTTTGTACTTGGAATGATAGCTATATTTATTTATGTTGGTGTAGAAGTTGGTATTCCCAATATTGCCAATCTATTTCTTACATCTGGTTTAGAATCAGGGGGGATGGGTCTCGACCCTTCCGTTGCAGGTACAGTCGTGGGTACTTATTGGTTTCTAATGCTTTTAGGAAGACTTACCGGTGGAATATTAGGATCAAAATTCTCAAGCAGAACAATGCTTACCACTGTATCATCCATTGCAATAATACTAGTGCTGTTTGCCATCTTTATGCCTACTGATGTTATAGTTAAAATGCCGGTTTTTAAATCTGACATATCATTCGGTTTAGCAGAGGTACCTGTAGGAATAATGTTTTTGATCTTTGTTGGTCTTTGTACTTCTGTTATGTGGGGTAGCATCTTTAATCTTGCAACATCAGGACTTGGCAAGTATACAGCAGCTGCCTCAGGTCTTTTTATGACTATGGTTTGTGGTGGTGGCATTTTACCGGCAGTTCAGGGATGGATTGCAGATATGGCAGGTTTTATGAACAGTTATTTCTTGGTTCTTGCAGGGGTTCTCTATATTTTCTTCTATGCAATTGCCGGACATAAAAATGTGAATAAGGATATTAAAACAGCATAA
- a CDS encoding ROK family protein, whose amino-acid sequence MEKPYVAGIDIGGQTSKLGIVDARGTVLAQTSIRTDTHKDVNLFIEDLCHALEKLAEKTGGLSKVRGIGIGAPNGNYYTGTIENAVNLVWGGGVAIPFAKLMRDKLEIPVALTNDANAAAVGEMTYGAARGMKNFIMITLGTGVGSGIVINGDVVYGHDGFAGELGHTTAVRYNGRLCNCGRTGCLETYASAIGVARTAKEWLESSDEPSILRGISDNITSKDVYEAASQGDKMAIRIFEFTGKKLGESFAEFVAFSAPQAIILFGGLSRAGDMILKPIVEHMNANLLHLWKNKIDVLFSQLKESDAAILGASALGWEIK is encoded by the coding sequence ATGGAAAAACCTTATGTAGCAGGAATTGATATTGGTGGTCAAACCAGTAAATTAGGGATAGTTGACGCAAGGGGTACAGTACTCGCACAAACATCGATAAGAACAGATACTCACAAAGATGTGAATCTTTTTATTGAAGATTTGTGCCATGCATTGGAGAAGCTGGCTGAAAAAACGGGTGGACTTTCAAAAGTGAGAGGAATTGGAATTGGTGCTCCCAATGGTAATTATTATACAGGGACCATTGAAAATGCAGTCAATTTGGTATGGGGAGGAGGAGTAGCTATTCCATTTGCGAAACTTATGCGAGATAAACTTGAAATCCCTGTTGCTTTGACGAATGATGCAAATGCTGCAGCTGTTGGAGAGATGACTTACGGAGCAGCCAGAGGAATGAAAAATTTCATAATGATTACCCTTGGTACAGGAGTGGGTAGCGGCATAGTCATAAATGGAGATGTTGTATACGGACATGATGGATTTGCAGGAGAATTAGGTCACACAACTGCAGTAAGATACAATGGCAGACTTTGTAATTGCGGAAGGACCGGATGTCTTGAAACATACGCATCCGCAATAGGTGTTGCAAGAACAGCCAAAGAGTGGCTTGAATCAAGCGATGAACCAAGCATTCTCAGAGGTATATCAGATAACATCACAAGTAAAGATGTTTACGAAGCTGCCTCACAGGGAGACAAAATGGCTATCAGGATATTTGAATTTACCGGAAAAAAACTGGGCGAGTCTTTTGCCGAATTTGTTGCCTTCTCCGCTCCACAGGCAATAATTCTGTTTGGTGGCCTTTCCAGGGCAGGTGATATGATACTAAAGCCTATTGTTGAACACATGAACGCAAACCTGCTTCATCTATGGAAAAATAAAATCGATGTTTTATTTTCACAGTTGAAAGAGTCAGACGCAGCTATTCTGGGCGCAAGCGCACTTGGCTGGGAAATCAAATAA